The Leishmania mexicana MHOM/GT/2001/U1103 complete genome, chromosome 32 genome has a window encoding:
- a CDS encoding beta tubulin, with the protein MFAGVARVSHTHTHTHTSPPPTAPPPSNRPPTPSSTRSTPFLFAFRHSAIMREIVSCQAGQCGNQIGSKFWEVIADEHGVDPTGSYQGDSDLQLERINVYFDESAGGRYVPRAVLMDLEPGTMDSVRAGPYGQLFRPDNFIFGQSGAGNNWAKGHYTEGAELIDSVLDVCRKEAESCDCLQGFQLSHSLGGGTGSGMGTLLISKLREEYPDRIMMTFSVIPSPRVSDTVVEPYNTTLSVHQLVENSDESMCIDNEALYDICFRTLKLTTPTFGDLNHLVAAVMSGVTCCLRFPGQLNSDLRKLAVNLVPFPRLHFFMMGFAPLTSRGSQQYRGLSVAELTQQMFDAKNMMQAADPRHGRYLTASALFRGRMSTKEVDEQMLNVQNKNSSYFIEWIPNNIKSSICDIPPKGLKMSVTFIGNNTCIQEMFRRVGEQFTGMFRRKAFLHWYTGEGMDEMEFTEAESNMNDLVSEYQQYQDATVEEEGEFDEEEEAY; encoded by the coding sequence ATGTTTGCCGGCGTTGCGCGcgtgtcacacacacacacacacacacacacatccccACCGCccactgcaccgccacccagTAACCGTCCCccaaccccctcctccacacgaAGCACACCCTTTCTCTTCGCCTTTCGCCACTCTGCCATCATGCGTGAGATCGTTTCCTGCCAGGCCGGCCAGTGCGGCAACCAGATCGGCTCTAAGTTCTGGGAGGTGATTGCCGACGAACATGGTGTCGATCCGACTGGCTCCTACCAGGGCGACTCGGATCTGCAGCTCGAGCGCATCAACGTCTACTTCGATGAGTCGGCGGGAGGCCGCtacgtgccgcgcgccgtgCTGATGGACCTCGAGCCCGGCACCATGGACTCCGTTCGCGCCGGCCCGTACGGCCAGCTGTTCCGCCCGGACAACTTCATCTTTGGTCAGTCCGGCGCTGGCAACAACTGGGCCAAGGGCCACTACACCGAGGGCGCGGAGCTGATCGACTCCGTGCTTGATGTGTGCcgcaaggaggcggagagctgcGACTGCCTGCAGGGCTTCCAGCTGTCTCActccctcggcggcggcacgggctCCGGCATGGGCACGCTGCTCATCTccaagctgcgcgaggagtaCCCGGACCGGATCATGATGACCTTCTCCGTCATCCCGTCCCCCCGCGTGTCGGATACCGTTGTGGAGCCGTACAACACGACCCTCTCTGTGCACCAGCTCGTGGAGAACTCCGACGAGTCCATGTGCATCGACAACGAGGCGCTGTACGACATTTGCTTCCGCACGCTGAAgctgacgacgccgacgttCGGTGACCTGAaccacctcgtcgccgccgtgatGTCTGGCGTGACCTGCTGCCTGCGCTTCCCTGGCCAGCTGAACTCTGACCTGCGCAAGCTTGCCGTGAACCTCGTGCCGTTCCCGCGCCTGCACTTCTTCATGATGGGCTTCGCGCCGCTGACGAGCCGCGGCTCGCAGCAGTACCGCGGCCTGTCCGTCGCGGAGCTGACGCAGCAGATGTTCGACGCCAAGAACATGATGCAGGCCGCCGACCCGCGCCACGGCCGCTACCTCACCGCGTCCGCGCTGTTCCGCGGCCGCATGTCGACcaaggaggtggacgagCAGATGCTGAACGTGCAGAACAAGAACTCCAGCTACTTCATCGAGTGGATCCCGAACAACATCAAGTCCTCCATCTGCGATATCCCGCCCAAGGGTCTCAAGATGTCCGTCACCTTCATCGGCAACAACACCTGCATCCAGGAGATGTtccgccgcgtcggtgaGCAGTTCACGGGTATGTTCCGCCGCAAGGCCTTCCTCCACTGGTACACCGGTGAGGGCATGGACGAGATGGAGTTCACTGAGGCTGAGTCCAACATGAACGACCTCGTCTCCGAGTACCAGCAGTACCAGGACGCcaccgtcgaggaggagggcgagttcgacgaggaggaggaggcctaCTAG
- a CDS encoding beta tubulin codes for MREIVSCQAGQCGNQIGSKFWEVIADEHGVDPTGSYQGDSDLQLERINVYFDESAGGRYVPRAVLMDLEPGTMDSVRAGPYGQLFRPDNFIFGQSGAGNNWAKGHYTEGAELIDSVLDVCRKEAESCDCLQGFQLSHSLGGGTGSGMGTLLISKLREEYPDRIMMTFSVIPSPRVSDTVVEPYNTTLSVHQLVENSDESMCIDNEALYDICFRTLKLTTPTFGDLNHLVAAVMSGVTCCLRFPGQLNSDLRKLAVNLVPFPRLHFFMMGFAPLTSRGSQQYRGLSVAELTQQMFDAKNMMQAADPRHGRYLTASALFRGRMSTKEVDEQMLNVQNKNSSYFIEWIPNNIKSSICDIPPKGLKMSVTFIGNNTCIQEMFRRVGEQFTGMFRRKAFLHWYTGEGMDEMEFTEAESNMNDLVSEYQQYQDATVEEEGEFDEEEEAY; via the coding sequence ATGCGTGAGATCGTTTCCTGCCAGGCCGGCCAGTGCGGCAACCAGATCGGCTCTAAGTTCTGGGAGGTGATTGCCGACGAACATGGTGTCGATCCGACTGGCTCCTACCAGGGCGACTCGGATCTGCAGCTCGAGCGCATCAACGTCTACTTCGATGAGTCGGCGGGAGGCCGCtacgtgccgcgcgccgtgCTGATGGACCTCGAGCCCGGCACCATGGACTCCGTTCGCGCCGGCCCGTACGGCCAGCTGTTCCGCCCGGACAACTTCATCTTTGGTCAGTCCGGCGCTGGCAACAACTGGGCCAAGGGCCACTACACCGAGGGCGCGGAGCTGATCGACTCCGTGCTTGATGTGTGCcgcaaggaggcggagagctgcGACTGCCTGCAGGGCTTCCAGCTGTCTCActccctcggcggcggcacgggctCCGGCATGGGCACGCTGCTCATCTccaagctgcgcgaggagtaCCCGGACCGGATCATGATGACCTTCTCCGTCATCCCGTCCCCCCGCGTGTCGGATACCGTTGTGGAGCCGTACAACACGACCCTCTCTGTGCACCAGCTCGTGGAGAACTCCGACGAGTCCATGTGCATCGACAACGAGGCGCTGTACGACATTTGCTTCCGCACGCTGAAgctgacgacgccgacgttCGGTGACCTGAaccacctcgtcgccgccgtgatGTCTGGCGTGACCTGCTGCCTGCGCTTCCCTGGCCAGCTGAACTCTGACCTGCGCAAGCTTGCCGTGAACCTCGTGCCGTTCCCGCGCCTGCACTTCTTCATGATGGGCTTCGCGCCGCTGACGAGCCGCGGCTCGCAGCAGTACCGCGGCCTGTCCGTCGCGGAGCTGACGCAGCAGATGTTCGACGCCAAGAACATGATGCAGGCCGCCGACCCGCGCCACGGCCGCTACCTCACCGCGTCCGCGCTGTTCCGCGGCCGCATGTCGACcaaggaggtggacgagCAGATGCTGAACGTGCAGAACAAGAACTCCAGCTACTTCATCGAGTGGATCCCGAACAACATCAAGTCCTCCATCTGCGATATCCCGCCCAAGGGTCTCAAGATGTCCGTCACCTTCATCGGCAACAACACCTGCATCCAGGAGATGTtccgccgcgtcggtgaGCAGTTCACGGGTATGTTCCGCCGCAAGGCCTTCCTCCACTGGTACACCGGTGAGGGCATGGACGAGATGGAGTTCACTGAGGCTGAGTCCAACATGAACGACCTCGTCTCCGAGTACCAGCAGTACCAGGACGCcaccgtcgaggaggagggcgagttcgacgaggaggaggaggcctaCTAG
- a CDS encoding putative 2,4-dienoyl-coa reductase fadh1, whose amino-acid sequence MKQYAKILEPLDLGFAKLRNRVVMASMHTGLESPIHATRSAPAAEGNPYARLARFYRERAKGKAGLIVTGGFSPSAEGVLHPGENVLGPQDADQLRCVTDAVHEEGGHILLQMLHSGRYSPSDQCVAPSPIPSQISLTQRVPVEMSVPLIQRTVEDFARLAICAQKAGFDGVEIMGSEGYLLNQFIARHTNHRTDDYGGGFENRIRFPLQVLRAVRDATGPNFIIAFRLSLLDLVPDGSTQAEVFELAEKVSKSGANIIDSGIGWHESRVPTIATSVPRAGYTWATAAVRAHLRRQGIDIPLIAVNRMNHPDVLEQVLENGDADLVAMARPFLSDPYFVKKTMSGAADRINICIACNQACLDNIFTGRTACCMLNPLAAHEAERAALPAPIAKKVAVIGGGPAGASAAITLADRSHHVTLYEANSTLGGQFNLAKRIPGKEEFQSSIDYWTNTLKKHPNVTLKLNSRATVEEVAAGGYDEVVVATGCEPHAKSGALIAGMEKYPNVFSYTEALLHPEKVGRRVAVIGAGGIGFDMAEFLTSPHSSSVKTVSAAQYTKFEKQDNADFRRKWGIKSAAIAQEEQKAGTSTAASGSNSCSPLPGGLVKPVTPPPYREVTMFQRTRGKIGAHLGATTGWIHRLEIRMNRIKTVDGVTYKNFDGTNLVYVDKEGKEQTLAVDSVVLCTGQVSNKEFEKAATPVLSKLHTIGGCNFTKKLDAKMAILQAHSVAIRL is encoded by the coding sequence ATGAAGCAGTACGCAAAGATTTTGGAGCCGCTTGACCTCGGCTTTGCCAAGCTGCGCAATCGCGTCGTGATGGCCAGCATGCACACGGGATTGGAGTCACCGATACACGCCACTCGCTCCGCCCCAGCCGCTGAGGGCAACCCGTACGCGCGTCTTGCACGCTTCTATagggagagggcgaaggGCAAGGCCGGGCTCATCGTCACAGGCGGCTTCTCGCCCAGCGCCGAGGGGGTTCTGCATCCTGGTGAGAATGTGCTAGGCCCGCAGGATGCCGACCAACTGCGGTGCGTCACCGACGCGGTGCACGAAGAAGGCGGGCACATTTTGCTGCAGATGCTGCACTCTGGCCGCTACTCCCCCAGCGATCAGTGcgtggcgccatcgccgatTCCGAGCCAGATCTCTCTCACGCAGAGGGTGCCGGTGGAGATGAGTGTCCCACTCATCCAACGGACGGTCGAGGACTTTGCCCGCCTTGCGATCTGCGCGCAGAAGGCGGGCTTCGATGGGGTGGAGATTATGGGCTCCGAAGGCTACCTGCTGAATCAGTTTATCGCCCGGCACACAAATCACCGCACTGACGActacggcggcggcttcgaGAACCGCATCCGCTTTCCACTGCAGGTTCTTCGCGCAGTGCGGGATGCCACGGGGCCGAACTTCATCATCGCGTTCCGCCTGTCACTTCTGGATCTCGTACCCGACGGCTCGACACAGGCGGAGGTCTTTGAGCTGGCGGAGAAGGTATCCAAGTCTGGGGCGAACATCATCGACAGCGGCATTGGCTGGCACGAGTCCCGCGTGCCGACCATCGCCACCTCCGTGCCGCGTGCGGGGTACACCTGGGCCACAGCGGCGGTCCGGGCGCATCTTCGCCGTCAAGGCATCGACATCCCTCTTATTGCGGTAAATCGAATGAACCACCCCGACGTTCTGGAGCAAGTGCTGGAGAATGGCGATGCGGACCTCGTCGCTATGGCGCGTCCCTTCCTCAGTGATCCATACTTCGTGAAGAAGACAATGTCAGGCGCGGCTGATCGCATCAACATCTGCATCGCCTGCAACCAAGCCTGCCTGGACAACATCTTCACTGGAAGGACGGCCTGCTGCATGCTCAACCCACTGGCCGCGCATGAGGCGGAACGCGCAGCGCTACCCGCGCCCATCGCTAAGAAGGTGGCCGTAatcggcggcggcccggCTGGCGCGTCCGCCGCGATCACCCTAGCCGACCGCAGCCACCACGTGACGCTGTACGAGGCGAACTCCACGCTCGGCGGCCAGTTCAACCTGGCAAAGCGCATCCCTGGAAAGGAGGAGTTCCAGAGCAGCATCGACTACTGGACAAACACGCTGAAGAAGCACCCGAATGTGACACTGAAGTTGAACAGCCGCGCTACTGTGGAGGAGGTTGCCGCCGGCGGCTACGATGAGGTAGTGGTGGCAACCGGGTGTGAGCCGCACGCCAAATCGGGTGCGCTCATTGCTGGCATGGAGAAGTACCCCAACGTCTTCTCGTACACGGAGGCACTCCTGCATCCAGAGAAGGTGGGCCGTCGGGTGGCCGTCATTGGTGCTGGCGGCATTGGCTTCGACATGGCCGAGTTCCTCACTTCCCCACACAGTAGCTCGGTGAAGACGGTCTCCGCGGCGCAGTACACCAAGTTTGAAAAGCAAGATAACGCCGACTTCCGAAGGAAGTGGGGGATCAAGTCTGCTGCCATCGCGCAAGAAGAACAGAAGGCTGGCACATCCACCGCCGCaagcggcagcaacagctgcTCACCCCTTCCAGGCGGTCTCGTGAAGCCTGTGACTCCTCCTCCTTACCGCGAGGTGACCATGTTCCAGCGCACCCGTGGGAAAATCGGCGCACACCTTGGCGCGACGACCGGGTGGATCCATCGCCTTGAGATTCGCATGAACCGCATCAAGACAGTTGATGGGGTTACGTACAAGAACTTTGACGGCACAAACCTCGTTTACGTTGATAAGGAGGGCAAGGAGCAGACGCTGGCAGTGGACTCCGTTGTGCTGTGCACTGGCCAAGTCTCAAACAAGGAGTTTGAGAAGGCCGCAACGCCGGTTCTGTCGAAGCTGCACACGATAGGAGGATGCAACTTCACCAAGAAGCTGGATGCGAAAATGGCCATTCTGCAAGCTCATAGCGTGGCGATACGTCTGTGA